From a region of the Trichoderma atroviride chromosome 6, complete sequence genome:
- a CDS encoding uncharacterized protein (SECRETED:SignalP(1-20)~TransMembrane:1 (n5-15c20/21o182-203i)), with product MRFPTLIAGLMAFMATNVAATALTYKLAANEKACFYATTKNQDEKVAFYFAVQSGGSFDVDYLVEGPGGKVILQGEKERQGDFVFTAQLIGEYSFCFDNEMSTFSEKFVDFEIAVENESRTAQLPSKQGSSPEQTSVLEESIFKISGQLSTISRNQKYFRTRENRNFSTVTSTEKRIVNFSMIQIALIVCMGALQVFVVRFFFQGARKGYV from the exons ATGAGATTCCCGACGCTGATAGCCGGCCTGATGGCCTTTATGGCCACCAATGTTGCTGCGACAGCATTGACCTACAAGCTTGCCGCCAACGAAAAGGCTTGCTTCTATGCGACCACGAAGAACCAGGACGAGAAGGTCGCCTTTTATTTTGCT GTTCAATCGGGTGGTTCGTTTGATGTCGACTACCTCGTCGAGGGTCCCGGCGGAAAGGTCATCCTGCAAGGCGAAAAAGAGCGACAGGGCGACTTCGTCTTTACTGCGCAGCTGATTGGAGAGTACTCGTTCTGCTTCGACAACGAGATGAGCACATTTTCCGAGAAATTCGTCGACTTCGAGATTGCT GTCGAAAACGAGTCCCGAACCGCCCAGCTGCCCTCCAAACAGGGCTCATCACCAGAACAGACCTCCGTCTTGGAGGAATCCATCTTCAAGATCTCCGGCCAGCTCTCCACCATTTCCCGAAACCAAAAATACTTTAGAACACGTGAGAACCGCAACTTTAGCACCGTTACAAGCACAGAGAAGCGCATTGTCAACTTCAGCATGATCCAGATTGCTCTTATTGTCTGCATGGGTGCGTTGCAGGTATTCGTCGTCAGATTCTTCTTCCAGGGTGCTCGCAAGGGTTACGTTTGA
- a CDS encoding uncharacterized protein (SECRETED:SignalP(1-21)~CAZy:GH76~TransMembrane:1 (n5-16c21/22o438-459i)), with translation MRSPLVAATAALGLLSQGANAISLTVGDDTSTKNAAGTVAFGLMKFYTGNNTGDNPGNLPSPYYWWEAGAMFGTMIDYWFLTKDSTYNNVTMQAMLWQAGKDGSFMPTNQTLTEGNDDQGFWAMSAMSAAENVFPNPPSDQPGWLAMAQAVFNQYVGRWDPHCGGGLRWQIFQWNKGYDYKNSVANGCFFNVAARLARYTGNQTYADWAQKVWDWEQKIGLIGSQYQVFDGLSIDSNNTCGSMDQNQWTYNAGLYMGGAAAMYNYTNNATWKANLDGIVKQTQSKFVNNNIVYEQFCEPRGFCSVDQSTFKGYLLRYMASTIKMAPYTASTLMPLLKAAATAAASVCTGPASGTFYGITGTGCGFSWMQPGNYDGKNGVGSQMNALDAVMYTMIQEAPDLATAKKGGTSKGDPGAGMGNIDPAGEIDNVTKPTTGGKVGAAILTLLLLISVLAGSAVLLL, from the exons ATGAGGTCTCCATTGGTGGCTGCGACAGCAGCACTCGGTCTGCTGAGCCAAGGGGCCAACGCCATTTCCTTAACTGTGGGCGACGACA CTTCCACGAAGAATGCCGCTGGTACCGTCGCATTCGGTTTGATGAAGTTTTACACAGGCAATAACACTGGCGACAACCCTGGAAACCTGCCAAGCCCTTACTACT GGTGGGAGGCCGGTGCCATGTTCGGAACTATGATCGATTACTGGTTTTTAACAAAGGATTCGACGTACAACAATGTCACGATGCAAGCGATGCTCTGGCAGGCTGGCAAAGACGGCAGCTTCATGCCCACGAATCAGACGTTGACTGAAGGAAACGACGATCAAGGATTTTGGGCCATGTCTGCCATGTCCGCAGCTGAAAACGTCTTTCCCAACCCGCCGTCCGATCAGCCGGGCTGGCTGGCAATGGCTCAGGCCGTCTTCAACCAGTATGTCGGCCGATGGGACCCCCATTGCGGTGGAGGTCTCCGATGGCAGATTTTCCAATGGAACAAGGGTTACGACTACAAAAACTCCGTCGCCAATGGTTGTTTCTTCAATGTTGCTGCTCGATTGGCCCGCTACACTGGTAATCAAACATATGCAGACTGGGCACAGAAAGTCTGGGACTGGGAGCAGAAAATCGGTCTCATCGGAAGCCAGTACCAGGTCTTTGACGGTTTGAGTATCGATTCAAACAACACGTGCGGAAGCATGGACCAGAATCAGTGGACTTATAACGCAGGTTTATACAtgggcggcgctgcagccatgTATAACTACACAAATAACGCGACCTGGAAAGCCAACTTGGATGGCATCGTCAAGCAGACGCAATCGAAATTTGTCAACAACAATATCGTTTACGAGCAGTTTTGCGAGCCCCGAGGCTTCTGCAGTGTTGATCAAAGCACGTTCAAGGGCTACCTGCTTCGCTACATGGCCTCCACCATCAAAATGGCCCCATATACCGCATCTACTCTCATGCCACTtctcaaggctgctgctactgccgcTGCCTCCGTCTGCACCGGCCCAGCGTCCGGCACATTCTATGGAATTACAGGCACAGGATGTGGCTTCTCGTGGATGCAGCCCGGTAATTATGACGGTAAAAACGGCGTTGGCTCACAAATGAACGCTCTCGATGCCGTCATGTATACCATGATCCAAGAAGCCCCCGACTTGGCAACGGCGAAAAAGGGCGGTACATCCAAGGGCGACCCCGGCGCGGGAATGGGCAACATTGACCCTGCAGGCGAGATTGACAATGTTACGAAGCCCACGACTGGTGGAAAAGTTGGAGCAGCGATCCTCACTCTCCTATTGCTCATCAGTGTCCTAGCTGGCAGCGCAGTGCTACTGCTATGA
- a CDS encoding uncharacterized protein (TransMembrane:2 (i21-42o114-135i)) gives MAIQRSVANASSVAIRIGSIAFFRAFPAHLPSIIFALFAIYIPSFLTSLFSSPELEVVSDRVDVTIKEAVIDDDDDEELVAEEVDVKETISFAGKDVPAWKIIFYGAPSSKRPFSSLLSFLINLVFVGLTADALYRARWYYPADDLSFVRLGFVSHNEANFLIREPDQAKMPVTFQIRHYNGLIWQSVGSVKATTNETDFTGALTIPLLSYTEQQKYEWRTSNNHTGELTAAPKPGKMPVQNGGKYTFLSTSCILPRFPYNPFDHPLAIPGLRNLAKRLPELSAQFMLFLGDFIYVDVPERFGKSAEEYRMQYRQVYASPEWATVGQNLSWIHVLDDHEIANDWDANTTGIYKNAVDPWHIYQAQINPPAAVAAGTKSERRPGATWFEFVQGPVSFFMLDTRSYRSSNKTPFDDTEKTMLGADQLADFLAWLKRPEPQGVRWKFIASSIPFTKNWPVNVKDTWGGFLVERKKILEAMWGVSARGVGVVVLSGDRHEFAATKFPPPPESEWPEEATVYEFSTSPLNQFASPIPSYKQVDNEDVLIQYHHSGMSKFGAFTIEEEDGDSKLLYRLFISGEEKWNTTITAPPLPAEEEKKAAAGSFWDRLRNW, from the exons ATGGCCATCCAAAGAAGCGTCGCCAATGCGTCTTCGGTCGCAATAAGGATAGGGTCCATTGCCTTTTTCCGTGCT TTTCCT GCTCATCTGCCGtccatcatcttcgccctcttcgccATATACATCCCGTCCTTCTTGACGAGCTTGTTCTCCTCGCCCGAGCTTGAAGTTGTGAGTGATCGAGTTGATGTCACTATCAAAGAAGCTGTaatcgacgacgacgacgatgaggagcTTGTCGCCGAAGAGGTTGACGTTAAAGAAACCATCTCCTTCGCCGGAAAAGATGTCCCAGCATGGAAAATCATCTTCTATGGCGCTCCTAGTTCGAAGCGACCCTTTAGTTCCCTGCTGAGCTTTCTCATCAATCTGGTCTTTGTTGGTCTTACCGCCGACGCTCTGTATCGTGCCAGGTGGTATTACCCGGCTGATGACCTGTCTTTCGTGCGACTTGGATTTGTCTCTCACAACGAGGCCAATTTCCTTATTCGGGAGCCCGaccaggccaagatgcccGTCACATTCCAGATCCGACACTACAACGGTCTCATTTGGCAGTCTGTTGGCAGTGTCAAAGCGACCACCAATGAGACCGATTTCACCGGCGCGCTTACGATTCCGCTTCTGAGCTATACAGAGCAGCAAAAATATGAATGGAGGACCTCGAACAACCACACAGGTGAACTGACGGCTGCACCCAAGCCTGGTAAGATGCCGGTTCAAAACGGAGGCAAATATACGTTTTTGTCTACCTCGTGCATCTTGCCTCGTTTCCCTTATAATCCCTTTGACCACCCTCTCGCAATTCCGGGGTTACGGAATCTGGCCAAGAGGTTACCTGAACTAAGTGCTCAGTTCATGCTATTCTTGGGCGATTTCATTTACGTGGATGTTCCCGAGCGCTTCGGAAAATCGGCTGAGGAGTATCGCATGCAGTATCGTCAGGTCTATGCCTCTCCGGAGTGGGCCACTGTTGGCCAAAATTTAAGCTGGATTCATGTCCTAGATGATCATGAAATTGCAAAT GATTGGGATGCAAACACTACTGGTATTTACAAAAATGCCGTGGACCCCTGGCACATATATCAAGCTCAGATCAACCCTCCagctgctgtagctgcagGTACGAAGAGTGAGCGCCGCCCTGGCGCTACCTGGTTTGAATTCGTGCAGGGTCCTGTGAGCTTCTTTATGCTCGACACTCGCAGCTACCGATCTAGCAACAAGACACCATTTGATGATacggagaagacgatgctgggTGCTGACCAGCTGGCTGACTTTTTGGCCTGGCTCAAACGCCCGGAGCCCCAGGGAGTTAGGTGGAAGTTTATCGCATCATCTATTCCATTTACCAAGAACTGGCCTGTGAATGTAAAGGATACCTGGGGCGGATTCTTGGTCGAGCGAAAAAAGATCCTTGAAGCCATGTGGGGCGTTTCTGCTCGAGGAGTCGGAGTCGTGGTCCTGTCTGGCGATAGACATGAATTCGCGGCGACCAAGTTCCCGCCCCCACCCGAATCTGAATGGCCAGAGGAGGCCACTGTCTACGAGTTCTCTACAAGTCCACTCAACCAGTTTGCTTCTCCTATACCTTCGTACAAGCAAGTGGATAATGAAGACGTTCTTATCCA ATATCATCACTCTGGCATGTCCAAGTTTGGTGCCTTTACtatcgaagaagaggacggcgACAGCAAGCTCCTGTATCGTCTCTTTATTAGTGGCGAGGAGAAATGGAACACAACCATTACCGCGCCACCACTCCCcgctgaagaggagaaaaaggcgGCTGCAGGTTCTTTCTGGGATCGGCTCAGGAACTGGTAA
- a CDS encoding uncharacterized protein (EggNog:ENOG41) — translation MLQLSPDSSFHFEILRAVSLAPYQGADVGEVLTAAEKIIPGDFESYYTAFNDLAVRVHAQAEGIDASKYPVSARNAYFREASYLRSAEFFLHGNWEDSRINSAFAQHTAAFDKALALLPVPGQRVTLKAQGFDVPAIFYGCGRPGRRPTIIMGNGYDGYQEELYHVAVEAALTRGINVITYEGPGQPTVRREQNAGFIHDWERVASPVVDYVLTRDDVDPNAIGIWGYSLGGYLAARAAAFEPRLAAVMAIDGASDFGYTVHSKFPPELEALFQAGNKEAVDQALAQVLASPGAPTPLRWAVEHGTWAYNTKSPFEWAAKCLDFKLGDAIHNIKVPFFVADAEADDLMPGQAKGVAEAVGEMATYHLFTTEDGAGAHCSIGAAVLQNQVVFDWFQEVVSKKRA, via the coding sequence ATGCTCCAACTAAGCCCTGACTCGAGCTTCCACTTTGAAATCCTCCGCGCCGTCTCCCTCGCGCCCTACCAAGGCGCCGACGTGGGCGAAGTCCTCACGGCCGCCGAGAAGATCATCCCAGGCGACTTTGAAAGCTACTACACTGCCTTCAACGACCTCGCCGTCCGCGTACACGCACAGGCCGAAGGGATCGACGCGAGCAAGTATCCCGTCTCTGCGAGGAACGCCTACTTCCGGGAGGCATCGTACCTCCGCAGCGCAGAATTCTTCCTCCACGGCAACTGGGAGGACTCGCGCATAAACTCCGCCTTTGCTCAACACACGGCCGCCTTTGACAAAGCCCTTGCGCTGCTCCCCGTGCCTGGCCAGAGAGTCACGCTCAAGGCTCAGGGGTTTGATGTGCCGGCCATCTTCTACGGCTGTGGGCGTCCCGGCCGCCGTCCAACTATTATCATGGGCAACGGCTATGACGGCTATCAGGAGGAGCTCTACCATGTTGCCGTCGAGGCTGCCCTCACCAGGGGCATCAACGTGATTACTTACGAAGGACCTGGCCAGCCCACCGTCCGCCGCGAGCAAAACGCCGGCTTCATCCACGACTGGGAGCGCGTTGCATCTCCAGTTGTCGACTATGTGCTTACAAGAGATGATGTCGATCCCAACGCCATCGGCATCTGGGGATACTCGCTGGGCGGATATCTCGCCGCTCGTGCTGCAGCCTTTGAGCCTCGTCTAGCTGCCGTCATGGCCATTGACGGGGCCAGCGATTTTGGATACACAGTTCACAGCAAGTTCCCTCCGGAGTTGGAAGCTCTATTCCAAGCCGGCAACAAGGAAGCTGTTGACCAAGCCTTGGCGCAAGTCTTGGCCTCTCCGGGAGCACCTACGCCTCTTCGCTGGGCCGTAGAACATGGCACGTGGGCGTATAATACCAAGTCGCCGTTTGAATGGGCAGCCAAGTGCCTCGACTTCAAACTAGGCGATGCTATCCACAATATCAAGGTGCCGTTTTTCGTAGCTGATGCAGAGGCTGACGATTTGATGCCTGGGCAGGCAAAGGGCGTGGCGGAAGCAGTCGGAGAGATGGCAACGTACCACTTGTTCACGACggaagatggagctggagcgcaCTGTTCTATTGGAGCGGCCGTGCTCCAGAACCAAGTTGTTTTCGACTGGTTCCAAGAGGTGGTGTCGAAAAAGAGGGCTTAA
- a CDS encoding uncharacterized protein (BUSCO:EOG092D3RNW): protein MASMAASLQASLPKPRYTGEDEEAPSRTQQRGPRIVGPGQIDETQIVLKRSGPPAYGQRAGWRPRSQEDFGDGGAFPEIPIAQYPLDMGKKGATTSNALALQVDGEGKVKYDAIARQGHGEGRIIHTSFKDLIPLRQRADAGEIDLSRPDKESVEATTERTKNALAALVSGAVAAQKPKNLNIGQRKDPTFVRYTPANQMGDNSKKQDRIMKIVERQRDPMEPPKFKHKKIPRGPPSPPPPVMHSPPRKLTAEDQEMWRIPPPVSNWKNPKGFTVPLDKRLAADGRGLQDISINDKHAQFAEAIKMAERHARDEVQQRALMQQRLAEKEKAQKEENLRSLAQKAREDRATAGRRGRRDSRDSRDSRDSRDSVSRSRSRSRSSYSGSDSRGGSDSEDSEVRARERARKEKRKEDERKLRQTRMGAERRIQVMAREQNRDISEKIALGIAKPSQSKETMYDSRLFNQSSGFDSGINEDNPYDKPLFAAQDAINSIYRPRANLDDEDGEAGEREMAKIQKSSRFGEALGKGTFKGASEAEAREGPVQFERDAADPFNVDKFLSEVDQNSSSKRGYGLQDEDRKAKKPRVEDDDDD, encoded by the exons ATGGCGTCCATGGCCGCATCGCTGCAAGCGTCGCTCCCCAAGCCGAGATACACTggggaagatgaagaggcgcCATCCCGGACTCAGCAGCGTGGTCCCCGGATTGTCGGGCCTGGCCAGATTGACGAGACGCAAATCGTCCTGAAGCGAAGCGGCCCTCCAGCATACGGCCAGCGGGCGGGATGGCGACCGCGCTCGCAGGAAGATTTCGGCGATGGCGGTGCCTTTCCGGAAATCCCCATTGCCCAGTATCCTCTGGATATGGGCAAGAAGGGTGCGACAACGAGCAATGCCTTGGCGCTGCAGGTTGATGGTGAAGGCAAAGTCAAATACGACGCGATTGCGAGGCAGGGACATGGCGAGGGACGGATCATCCACACATCTTTCAAAGACCTCATCCCACTGAGGCAGCGAGCCGATGCTGGAGAAATTGATCTGTCGCGCCCAGACAAGGAATCCGTAGAGGCGACGACCGAGCGAACGAAGAACGCGTTGGCTGCCCTCGTCAGCGGAGCAGTGGCAGCGCAGAAGCCGAAGAATCTCAACATTGGGCAGCGGAAAGACCCGACCTTTGTGCGATACACCCCGGCGAATCAGATGGGAGACAACTCGAAGAAGCAGGATCGCATCATGAAGATTGTGGAGCGGCAGCGAGATCCCATGGAGCCTCCAAAGTTCAAACACAAGAAAATTCCTCGCGGTCCTCCATCACCGCCTCCTCCAGTCATGCACTCTCCCCCACGAAAGCTTACAGCAGAAGATCAGGAGATGTGGAGAATCCCGCCTCCGGTATCAAATTGGAAGAATCCCAAGGGTTTTACTGTGCCCTTGGATAAACGTCTGGCTGCGGATGGACGAGGACTGCAGGATATCAGCATTAATGACAAGCACGCACAGTTTGCagaggccatcaagatggcagaACGCCATGCCCGAGATGAAGTCCAGCAACGAGCTCTGATGCAGCAGAGGCTGgcggaaaaggagaaggctcaaaaggaagaaaacCTGCGATCCCTGGCGCAAAAGGCTCGAGAAGATCGAGCTACAGCTGGACGAcgcggaagaagagattccAGAGACTCGCGGGATTCGCGAGACTCACGGGACTCAGTATCAAGGTCGCGGTCACGGTCACGGTCAAGCTACAGTGGGTCAGATTCAAGAGGCGGTTCTGATAGCGAAGATTCAGAGGTTCGGGCTCGAGAGAGGGCACGAAAAGAGAAGCGGAAAGAGGATGAGCGGAAGCTACGACAGACGCGGATGGGTGCCGAGCGACGTATCCAAGTCATGGCCCGCGAGCAGAATCGAGACATATCAGAAAAGATTGCTCTCGGCATAGCCAAGCCCTCACAGTCCAAGGAAACCATGTACGACTCGCGATTATTCAACCAGTCCAGTGGATTTGATAGCGGAATCAACGAGGATAACCCCTACGACAAGCCCCTTTTTGCTGCTCAGGACGCCATTAACAGCATCTACCGACCCCGAGCAAACttggacgatgaagatggggagGCCGGAGAGCGAGAAATGGCCAAGATTCAAAAATCAAGCCGTTTTGGTGAAGCTTTGGGCAAGGGTACTTTTAAGGGGGCCAGCGAGGCAGAG GCACGAGAAGGACCTGTGCAGTTCGAAAGGGATGCGGCAGATCCATTCAATGTGGACAAATTCTTGTCCGAGGTAGATCAGAACTCATCTTCAAAGAGAGGCTATGGTCTGCAGGATGAAGATaggaaggcaaagaagcctCGCGttgaggacgatgatgatgactaA
- a CDS encoding uncharacterized protein (EggNog:ENOG41~MEROPS:MER0030934~SECRETED:SignalP(1-21)), with product MMKAFVTLLLVFMGPVGFCLAQEDEGPTVNLPGSQVLGILTDGVDSFYGMPYAESPAGRNRLKRPVKRTRPLGEFDATTIAPACPQGHFGAVKLDEPWHKRTLNVDNVDNADTNLARWDAANPVQTAEDCLTITVQRPAGTKAGDNLPVLFMLAGYSFVMGTPYRYNVTSFIKFGVEIEQPFVLVTANYRTGPWGFLPGDKMMKNGSSNLGLRDQRMSMEWASDNIAAFGGDPDKIILWGHASDGVSVFDHLVMSGGNATYKDKKLFRGAIMSSGSFLPAESIDSKKCNEIYSKVAGALEYPMRHDLPFYKDSMEALRAAPYSDFVRAASSIRGALSAEAMRLVYVPRPDNDLIRHSHEVLLKDSMFVPVPMIFGTQEDEGTIFAQKQTSVNNTRRMIKYLRGHYFRNISNGRMQDFLKNYHTKAFHGSPYGTGSEFENWAGRKRLSSVLGDVFFTIPRRIAMSLIASSQPELPIWGYQAAYDYGNNATSAWGTAHGSFEAMVFETDDYMSSYATRTTRRYLLNFLYDLDPNKRHLELAAWPKWTVEEPRLLKFNRSGHSILLEGGGERGYTFMKRRLGMFRI from the coding sequence ATGATGAAGGCATTCGtaactcttcttctggtcTTCATGGGCCCGGTCGGCTTCTGCCTTGCacaggaagatgaaggcCCGACAGTCAATCTCCCGGGCTCTCAAGTACTAGGCATACTCACTGATGGCGTCGATTCTTTCTACGGTATGCCTTATGCGGAATCTCCAGCTGGCCGTAACCGCCTGAAAAGGCCCGTGAAGAGAACAAGGCCGTTGGGAGAGTTTGATGCCACCACAATCGCACCAGCATGCCCTCAGGGCCACTTCGGGGCAGTCAAATTGGATGAACCATGGCACAAGAGGACTCTCAACGTCGATAACGTCGATAACGCCGATACCAATCTAGCAAGATGGGATGCAGCCAATCCCGTACAAACTGCAGAGGACTGCTTGACTATTACAGTCCAGCGCCCAGCAGGGACCAAGGCCGGGGATAATTTGCCAGTTCTATTCATGCTCGCTGGTTACAGTTTTGTCATGGGGACGCCGTACAGGTACAACGTGACCAGCTTCATCAAGTTTGGCGTTGAGATCGAGCAGCCATTCGTGCTTGTGACTGCCAACTACCGGACGGGCCCTTGGGGCTTCCTGCCCGGTgacaagatgatgaagaacgGATCTTCTAATCTGGGCCTCCGTGACCAGAGAATGAGTATGGAATGGGCATCGGATAATATTGCGGCTTTTGGTGGCGATCCGGATAAGATTATACTCTGGGGACATGCGTCCGATGGCGTCTCGGTCTTTGACCATCTGGTAATGAGTGGAGGCAACGCAACatacaaggacaagaaacTCTTCCGCGGTGCCATCATGAGTTCTGGGAGTTTCCTGCCTGCAGAGTCTATTGATTCGAAAAAGTGCAATGAAATATATTCAAAGGTCGCCGGGGCTCTGGAATATCCAATGCGTCACGATCTTCCTTTTTACAAGGACTCGATGGAAGCCTTGCGCGCGGCACCCTATTCGGATTTTGTACGGGCAGCCAGTTCCATCCGCGGCGCTCTCAGTGCAGAGGCCATGAGGTTGGTATATGTTCCTCGACCTGACAATGATTTGATCCGACATAGTCACGAGGTGCTTCTCAAGGATAGTATGTTTGTCCCAGTACCCATGATCTTTGGCACTCAGGAAGACGAGGGCACGATATTTGCCCAGAAGCAGACATCAGTCAACAACACAAGGAGAATGATAAAGTATCTTCGGGGGCACTACTTCCGCAACATCAGCAACGGCCGTATGCAAGATTTTCTCAAAAACTACCACACGAAGGCTTTCCACGGTAGCCCGTACGGCACCGGAAGCGAATTTGAGAACTGGGCCGGCCGAAAGCGCCTATCATCTGTCCTTGGCGATGTCTTCTTTACCATTCCTCGGCGTATTGCAATGTCATTGATTGCCTCTTCTCAGCCTGAGCTCCCTATATGGGGATACCAAGCGGCATACGATTACGGGAACAATGCCACCAGTGCTTGGGGCACTGCCCACGGCTCATTTGAAGCCATGGTTTTCGAGACAGACGATTATATGTCTTCGTACGCAACTAGGACTACACGACGGTATTTGCTCAACTTCTTGTACGACTTGGATCCGAATAAGAGACATCTCGAACTTGCGGCATGGCCCAAGTGGACGGTTGAGGAGCCCCGGTTGCTAAAATTCAACAGGTCGGGGCATTCTATTTTGCTGGAAgggggaggagagaggggCTACACATTTATGAAACGGCGTTTAGGGATGTTTCGAATTTAG
- a CDS encoding uncharacterized protein (EggNog:ENOG41) produces MFGQYSLNTSPTDSSYRAPKLNHRKSRYGCQRCRMRRVKCNEAKPTCHHCERHRAQCIYDRLPRNAKSRESSPASSSRPLTSEARTSESGSDKQSPLSSVDTADDDAPESKQRRLLEARLMHLYLTETGPSLPIDDITRPVFANMMPKLALDSEALLYSIYALAAVHSCVCNIDSTFDGLEVHRKYLAMALHEHTKDIAELSESNFESVFLTTHLLRVCMFANLRFRNRSPYTPPLEWILTTGTQQALFTKAWSIIVAHPESIAARMVTSSPIIYDAEERFGESQRKGLEYILERDDEDEASEPWDPEIQDAYETTLSYLGGCLQLLDPNSERFNVNDARRRMVIFPMAVKKSFLDLTQEARPRAMVVMAYYFAILVIETTWWVGDVRTLEVRAIAESLPAKWLKMVEWPLRVVEAGAILPI; encoded by the coding sequence ATGTTCGGCCAGTATTCCCTAAATACCAGCCCCACCGATAGCAGCTACCGGGCGCCGAAACTCAACCACAGGAAATCTCGCTATGGCTGCCAGCGATGTCGCATGCGTCGCGTGAAATGCAACGAGGCAAAGCCAACCTGTCACCACTGCGAGCGCCATAGAGCGCAGTGCATCTATGATCGGCTTCCGCGGAATGCAAAGAGCAGAGAATCGtctccagcatcttcatctcggccCCTGACCAGTGAGGCCAGAACCTCTGAAAGTGGCTCCGACAAGCAGTCTCCTCTGTCATCGGTGGACACGGCGGATGACGATGCCCCGGAATCAAAACAGCGGCGGCTTCTGGAGGCGAGACTGATGCATCTATATCTCACCGAGACGGGTCCCTCCCTGCCTATCGATGATATAACTCGCCCAGTCTTCGCCAACATGATGCCCAAGCTGGCCCTAGACTCAGAAGCCCTGCTGTATTCCATTTATGCTCTCGCAGCCGTCCATTCGTGCGTATGCAACATAGATTCTACCTTTGACGGACTCGAAGTCCATAGGAAATATTTGGCAATGGCTTTGCACGAACATACAAAGGATATTGCCGAGCTCAGCGAGTCGAATTTCGAAAGCGTGTTTCTCACGACGCATTTGTTGCGCGTGTGTATGTTTGCCAATCTGCGATTTCGAAATCGTTCGCCGTATACTCCTCCTCTGGAATGGATACTCACCACTGGGACGCAACAAGCCCTCTTCACTAAGGCTTGGAGCATTATTGTGGCTCATCCAGAATCCATCGCGGCGCGCATGGTGACGAGCTCGCCCATCATATACGATGCCGAGGAAAGATTCGGCGAGAGCCAACGAAAAGGACTAGAGTATATCCTCGAAcgggatgatgaagacgaagcgTCCGAGCCGTGGGATCCAGAGATTCAGGACGCGTACGAGACGACGCTCAGCTACCTCGGCGGTTgtttgcagctgctggatccCAATAGTGAAAGGTTCAACGTCAACGacgcgaggaggaggatggtCATTTTCCCCATGGCCGTGAAGAAGAGTTTTCTCGATCTCACGCAAGAGGCTCGCCCGCGGGCCATGGTGGTCATGGCGTACTATTTTGCGATTCTTGTCATCGAGACGACGTGGTGGGTTGGCGACGTGAGGACGCTGGAGGTGCGGGCCATTGCCGAGAGTCTGCCAGCCAAGTGGCTCAAGATGGTAGAGTGGCCATTGCGAGTAGTAGAGGCTGGGGCTATTCTGCCGATCTAA